The nucleotide sequence TAGTCAGAATAACATCCTCATTTCAGAGACTGAGGGGCTGAGGCCCAGCTAGGCTAACAGAGGAAATTAGAGGTGCCCTGAGAACTAAAGCTCATGCTTCCCCGACATGAGGGGCCACTGGAGCAGAACCAGAAAGGAAGGCTAGCATTGTATATTTTGTTATCCCCATCCTACAGCTTCCATATACTGAGGCAGCAGTGGAGGGACCAGGGCTAGGGCTCGGCCTCCACATAAGGTGCCTCTCCTCTGACTCTGATTTCCagccagcagggctggccccttttatAACCCTATCACCCTGGGTGGGCCAGTGCAAAGCAGCTTTTGACATGATCCAGTCACTGACAGCCCAGGGCAGACCTACAGAAAGATGGTTCCTCCCCACAGAGGTGTTCGTCACTCCTGGGGTCCCTCCACTTCTTCCCTCTGGTCCTCCATACATTCCTGGTCTCTGTTCCCCACACAGTGGGTCCCCCAGGCCTTGCCTGGGAACCAGCATCTGAGGGTATTGCTGTAAACTGGCTCCAAGGGAAGAAATGAGGCAGGTGGTTTTCCAACCCTCACTGACACTAAGGCagtctcctccacccccaccttggCCCAGCCAGTCGTTGGGGGCGGGATGGGACGGCTCAGGCCTACTTATCTCTCTCCAGGCCACTCCATCCACACCCACCCACAGGCcactgagaaaagagaaggtgTAGGACCCAGGCTTCCAAGGTGGGCCGAGAGGCCGGGCTAGGCCAGGCCTTCAACAGGCCCCGCCCACAGAACCGCCCAGCGGCCtggccccgcccgccccgcgcggCGCCTTCGGTCCGAGGCAGACTGCTCCAAGCGCCAGCTCCGGGAGGCAACTGGGACGGCAGGTGAGGCGCCCTCTCCGTTCCCTCCCCGTGTGTGTGTCAGCCCGCGCCAGGTGCTCAAACtcgagggcaggagaagacggTGGGCATCGCAGGAGCCCCGGGCCGGGGTTGGCTGCCCGAGAGCTCTCAGTACCAGCGCTGGACTCGGGTCCCTGTCCAGACCTCAAGTCCGCTCCCAGCCAGGCCCCGGCCTTTAGGAATCCCCCTGGGGCCCCAGTTGGGCCTCAATGACGCTCCTCCCGCCGCCGTCTCAGCCCAccctgttgctgctgctgcttctgctgccgaCCCTGCCGGCGACGGGTGGGTCCTGGCAGTGCCCGCGCACCCCCTACGCCGCCTCCCGCGACTTTGATGTGAAGTACGTGGTCCCCAGCTTCTTGGCCGGCGGCCCGATACAGGCTTTGACGACCTACGATGGCGCTGGGGAAGGGAGTGCCGTGTTTGTGGCCACACGCAATCGCCTGCACGTGCTTGGGCCTGGTCTGCAGCCAGTCGAGAGCCTGGTCACGGGCCCTGCTGGGGCCCCTGGCTGCCAGACGTGTGCGGCCTGTGGTCCAGGTCTCCACGGCCCGCCGGGAGACACAGATGCGCAGGTGCTGGTGCTGGAGCCGGCGCTGCCCGCACTGGTCAGCTGTGGCTCCAGCCTGCATGGCCGCTGCTTCCTGCATGAGCTAGAGCTGCACGGGACAGTAGTGCACCTGGCGCCGCCAGCCTGCCTCTTCTCTGCACACCAAAACCGACCCGAGGACTGCCCCGACTGTGTGGCTAGCCCTCTGGGCACCCTTGTGACCGTGGTTGAGCAGGGCCATGCCTCCTACTTCTATGTGGCATCCTCATTGAACACGACAGTGGCCGCCAGCTTCAGCCCGCGCTCGGTGTCTATCCGGCGCCTCAAAGCCGACGCCTCAGGATTCGCACCAGGCTTTCCAGCGCTGTCAGTGCTGCCGTCGCACCTCACTTCCTACCATATTGAATACGTATACAGTTTCCACTCGGGAACCTTCGTCTATTTCCTGACCGTGCAACCAGCGAACGTGGCAGCCGCTCCTGGTGCCTTACACACGCGCCTGGCGCGGCTTAACGCTGCCGAGACCGACCTGGGTGATTACCGCGAGCTCATCCTTGACTGCCATTATGAGCCTAAACGTCGGCGACGTGGGGCCCCTGAGGGTGGGCAGCCCTACCCAGTGCTGCGCGCAGCCCACACGGCTCCGGTGGGCGGCCAACTGGCCGCTGAGCTGAGCATCGCTGAGAGCCAGGAAGTGTTATTCGGGGTTTTTGGGGCTAGCAGAGACAGCAGCCCCGGTGTGAGTCCCAACTCTGTCGTCTGTGCCTTCCCCATCGACCTGATGGACACTCTCATCGACCAAGGTGTAGAGCGCTGTTGTGAGTCTTCGGTCCATCCCGGCCTCCGGCGAGGCCTCGACTTCTTCCAGTTGCCCAGTTTATGCCCCAACCCGGTGAGCAGAAAGAAGGGGTCCTCACCTGGAAGCACAGGGCTGAATCTAGGCCGCTTTCCTTCCACCACTGAGAGGGTctaggaggaggagggcaggtgggcagaAGTTTTCTTTTCCACTCGATTCCTTAGTGCTGGGGGTGGTGTGAGGGAATAGGCCAAAGGCCACACTGGAGGCTCATGTccccaccaggctagcccctgtTGCTgtcccattttcttctttcaccctCTTACCTAGCATGGCCTCTGATTTTTTAGGTAGTTTCCCTGATTATGTGAGAACTGGACTGCATCATAGCTGTCTCACTGCCAGTCTGGGTAGAATGCTGGGTGTCCCTTCTTACCTCCCCACCACACATACCCTCaaggacacacacagaaaaacagcATAGCCCCCGCCCTCCAAAACAGCATaccccccgccctccccgcccctcaCACAGGCAGCTGCTCACCAACAGTTTCACTTTCCCTGTGGGAGCGCTTGTTTTGCTCTGCTTTTCAAAGAGGGTGGGGCAGGAGTTGTTAGAGAATGTTCCCCCACCCCAGTTCTAGGGAGCGTCCTGAGCCTTGGAAGTTTGGAGGGCTTCACTGACCCACTCATCCATGACAGTTCTCCATGGGGTGTTGAGGGAGGACCTGGGATGTGGTAGGAAGGCAGCTTGGCTCTAGTAGATTCCAGGAAGGTCATCCCAGTCTTGTGCAAACAACTATAAACATCTAGGGATGAGTAACAGCCTAGGAAGGGCTGGTTGGAATTGGCTCACCACGTAGGAGTCCCAGACTTTCTTCTGTAGCTGGGGCCCTGCCCCTTCTCACCCTAGACAGGAGGTCTTCCAGCCCATGCTGAATTAGGGGCTTTTTCCAGCAGACCCTAACCAGGTTCTCTCCAGCCATGGTGGCAGCAAGGGGAACAGAGACAAATAGGACATTCTTTACAAAGCTTCCCTAAGGACAAAACCGAAACCTATTTCTTGAAACCATTGAAATAGTCCCACCCTAGATTACAAGAAATTAAACCAAGGAAATGGGGTGAACAGCATTGGACAAGTGGTCATTCAGAGAGCTGACCCACAGTCACTGCTCTCAGAATCTCTGGCTGCCATgtggccctggccctgctgtgACCTTCTCCACTGACGCCTTTCCAGTTCCTATTGATGCGCCAGACATGGGGTGAGAACTTATATACAATGAGGGGTGAGGAATCTtcagcctccctccctcagcaGAGTCCATCTGGTTTGAGGAGGCCCTAGGAATGGAGATCCCTTGTCTGGGCCTGGGaagccctgcctgccttcctctccttccctctggggAGTCAGAACCTCTCCCCAACTTGGCTAGTGGTCAGTGGGTCAGAAGACACCCAGCACAACTGGGCAGTGCCAGGCTCCAGGAGAACTAATCTCAAGCCCTGCCCACAGGCTGGCCAGGCCCCTGGGAGGTGTATGAACCAGTCTGTACAGTGTTTGTCCAGTGACTGAGCATGCAGCCTCTGGGGCAATACCCACTGTATGCTCACTGTGGCTGGCTTCAGGAAGCCTGAGGGACTCAGAGCTGGTACCTGCCCTCCATGGGTTCACGTAGGGTTCGAGTCTGGAGGAGTCACCCTCTATGGGGCAttggatactttttttttaaaaaaagatttttaaatttttatttatttatttatttttaatttttcctttttctccccaaagccccccagtacatagttgtatatttttagttgtggatccttctagttgtggcatgagggatgccacctcagcatggcttgatgagcagtgccatgtccacgcccaggatccgaagcggtgaaactctgggccactgcagcagggcacgcgaacttaaccactcggccacggggctggccctggcatTCGACACTTAAGTCCAGTGTTTTCAGAAGCCAGGGGCCCCTAGACAAGCCTAGGGACCCAGAGCTAAGGCCCTGGAGCCCAGGGACAAGAAGGCTGGGGTGTGGCCCTGACTAGGGTAGGGCCTCTTTTCCACCCCACAGCCCCACCTGTCCCTGAGTCATGCTGAAAACACCTGGCTGGCTTCTGGCTAGAGCCAGGCCCTTTATCCACCTCCAGTGAGAACAGAATCTCAGTCCTCACCCACCTGGCTACAGACCCAGAACGCATGGAGttttggatcccagctctgcaCCTGGTCTTTTTCCACCAGGGCTCCTACTCAGTGCTGAGGTTTCAGGAATGGGTTAAGCATTCTTGGTCTGATAGGGGCCTCTTATCAGCCTTGAGGAGTGCCCTCAGGGCTGGCGAGGGAGGGTCTCAAGCAACTAGGGCTACTGAGCCCGGCTGCACTTTGCACCCAGCTTCAATACCTTGCATTCATAGACTGGCTTCCTGGCTTCCCAGAGGCCTCCGCAGCCCTACCTTGGGACACTGAGTGCAGCCCCAAAACACTTTCCCACTAAGAGCAAGGGAGAGGTTAGTGTCTCCCAGTCCTGAAGGCCTAGCCTAGCACCCAGGGCTTTAGGCCTTGGTTTATCCCTTTTGTACCCTGAAGGAGGGTGCAGCTGGAGGTTCAGGAAGACCTTTGGAGATTCAGGGAGAAGGATCATGTTACCAACCCCTTGCTGGCCGATTAACCTCAGAGTTCAGCCCCCTTATGCAGGTGTGGAAACAAGCCCACAGAGGGGACAGAGTTTGCTGAAATGCAGAGCAGAACCAGCAGGGGGCGGGAGAGGACTTTGACTAAGAGCTCAGACTTCCAACCTGGCTCCTCTCCTGAGGGGATTCTAAGTCCTTAGACAAGTGAgcaaacctctctgagcctgtttccttatctgtaaaatggggatgaggaGAACACCCCACACTACAGGGTGGTTGAGAGGACAGAATGGGGTTGAATCTGTAAGACTCTAACTCATTATCAGAATGGACGTGGCAAGGTAGGGCAAGGTGTAGGGGGTGCCGGCTTTCCAGCATGGGCCTTCTTCCCTGGCCTTGCTACCTCTGAGAGCCTCATGGATGAGAGGGGGCTGCGGAGACTCTCCAGCCAGGCCAGGTAAGGGGTGGGAGTTTAGCTGCTGTGGTCACTGACAGAGGCCCCAGTGGGTCAGTGCATGTGGATGAGCCCTGACTCCTTCCCTGATGCTCCCCAGCCTGGCCTAGAGGCCCCCAGCCCCAATGCCAGCTGCTACCACTTCCCTCTGCTGGTCAGCGGCAGCCTTCTACGTGTGGACCTGTTCAACGGGCTGTTAGGACCAGTGCAGGTCACCGCGCTGCATGTGACACGCCTCGACAATGTCACAGTTGCCCACATGGGCACAGCTGATGGGCGCATCTTGCAGGTAGGTCTCTCATCTCCATAGCCCCTTATTCCCAGGATCCCATCCCCATTTTGCTCACAGTTGACCTGTCCCAGGTGGAGCTGGCCAGATCTTTCAACTTCTTGCTGTATGTATCCAACTTCTCACTGGGCAGTAATGGGCAGCCCATTCAACGGGATGTCAGTCGCCTTGGGGATCACCTGCTCTTTGCCTCTGGGGACCAGGTAAGGTGAGCAgggacagggcctggggccagggtTGTGGGAGCACAGCCTCCCTACCCAAATCAGGGAGGCAGTGACACAGGTCTCACCACCCTGAACTACAATGGGATCAGGGAGTCTATGGGGCCTAGTCCCTCCCTCCAGTCATCCCTGAGCCGCCTGTCTGCCCCTCCAAGGTCTTCCAGGTACCTATCCAAGGCCCTGGCTGCCGCCACTTCCTCACCTGTTGGCGTTGCCTGAGGGCACAGCGTTTCATGGGCTGTGGATGGTGTGGGGGCATGTGTGGCCGGCAGAAGGAGTGTCCTGGCTCCTGGCAACAGGACTATTGCCCACCTGAGCTTACTGAGGTATGGCTTGCCTGGCAGGGCACAAGTAAGATGGGACAAGCTGGGCCTGGGATGGGGGGTCAACAGGTCTTGACCATGATCTTCCTCAGGCCTGGGATGTCCTTAATATCTCCAAGGAGGAGATTCTTGGCAGAGGGAATGGCACAAGCAAAGACCTGGAGGCAGAAAGGTGCTTGAGTGAGGACTAACAAGTGACCTAGAATGACTGGAACCTGGGGCAGGCAAGGGGGTCAGCAGAAAAGTCGGGAGAAGCAGATAGGGCTGAGAGTCCTGGCCCACAAAGGGACTCAGGCTATCTGCTCCCCTCTCAGTTCTACCCCCACAGTGGACCCCTAAGGGGCAGCACAAGGCTGACCCTGTGTGGCTCCAACTTCTACCTGTACCCTGCTGGACTAGTGCCTGAGGGCACTCATCTGGTCACCGTGGGGGAAAGTCCCTGCCAAGTACTGCCCAAGGACAGCTCAAACCTCAGGTACCACCTGGTCCCTGCCCTTCCTATCCCTGATGGAAGCAACCAAGCAGCCCCTTCTCTGTGAGACCCTGTCCTCTGCTTATCGGGGGGAGGGAGGTATGGGGCAAGCTGCAGTGGCTCTGGCTGCTTTGTATCTGGGGAGATATCTCTGTTCCTTCTTAAGCCTGCATATGCCCTACCTGTCCGTTGAGTCATAGATTGGGCAAAGTTAGTCTCTGCCCTGCCAGAGCCCTTCTACCCTGGAGGAAGGCATGGGTGGAGAGATGCCATCCTCAGGCTTAGAGGAGACCTGTGTTTTGTGGCCGGCATGCAACTAAGCCTGTGTGATGCCCAGCTGACTTTAACTTCCCCGGTCCCCCAGCCCAGTGCCCCGGAAGGACTTTGTAGAGGAGCTTGAGTGTGAGCTGAAGCCCTTGAGCACACAGGCAGCCGGGCCTGCCAACATCAGCCTCACCGTGACCAACATGCCAAGGGGCAAGCACTTCTGGGTAGACGGCACCTCCATGCTGCAAGGCTTCTCTTTCCTGGTGAGGCCATCTTGCCTTGTCTGTGCCCTTGGCCAGCTGGGCAGTACGGGCAGGGAAGGGCTTGGAGTGGAGGGCCTCCTACTGCAGGTAAGCCACCTCCATACTCTCTTAGGAGCCAGTGCTGAGAGCAGTACAACCCCTATTTGGCCCAAAGGCAGGGGGCACCTGCCTCACCCTTAAAGGCCAGGACCTGTCTGCAGGCACCAGCCAGGCTGTGTTGGTCAATGGGACTGAGTGCCTGCTGAAACAGTAAGTGCCTGCAGGCTAGGAAATGGAAAGCCACCCAGGGGAGCCATCACCAGGTGGGGCTTGGATCCCTGTCAGGGCAGGGGTTCGGCAGACCATTGGAGGAGGTGGGCCTGCCTTTCACATGAGGGTGCCCCTGAGTACAATTCCCCTGTTCTGCAGGGTCACTGAGGGGCAGCTTTTATGTATCACGCCCCCCGGGGCTGCTGTGGCCAGCGTTCCCATTCAGCTGCAGGTGGGAGGTGCTGAGGTGCCTGGCTCCTGGACCTTCCACTATCAGGAAGACCCCGTCATTCTGAGCATCAGCCCCAACTGTGGCTACACGTAAGTGTCACTTCGTTGCCTGCTCTGGTTTCCTAGGAATGAGGGAGCCAGCCTCAGAGAGCACCCCAAGCCTACCACCCTGCTCTCCTTCACAGTGGCTCCCGTGTCACCATCCATGGCCAGCATCTGACTTCAGTGTGGCATTTAGTGCTATCTTTCCAGGATGGGCTTAGGGCAGTGGAAAATAGGGTGAGTGGGCACTGGCAGCTGCCCAGTGGGCACTGGCCAGGACGGAGGAAGGCCAGACAAGTTCCCTGACTGGTCTGGGCTGAGAAGACTGGGGTAGCCATAGGTGGGATGCCTGGCTAACCATTCTCATGGGCCCCAGCAGTGTGAAGGGCAGCTCCCGGAGCAGCATTGGTGTCGCCTGCCTGAATACGTGGTCCGAGGCCCCCAGGGGTGGGTGACAGGGAACCTGAGTGCCTGGGGGGATGGAGCTCCTGCCTTCACACTTCCTGGCTTTcgcttcctgcccccaccccatccacccAGCACCAAACTGGCCCCACTGAAGCCTGAGGAGCATGCGATTAAGTTTGAGGTAAATGtaggggatggagggtggggagagtggaGGGTTATGGGTGAAGCCTGCCCAAAGTAGATGGGAGCACTGGCCAGTCCCCATGACTGTCTCTGCAGTATATTGGGCTGGGCTCTGTGGCTGATTGTGTGGATGTGAACGTGACCGTGGGTGGTGAGAGCTGCCAGCACGAGCTCCGGGGGGATGTGGTCATCtgtcccctgcccccctccctgcAACTTGGCAAGGATGGCACCCCACTGCAGGTAGGCAGCTCAGCTTGCCCTCCACAGGAGACATGGGCTGGGGCCTGCAGGCTGGGCCTAAGCTGCCACCTGCCCCCAGGTCTGCGTGAATGGTGAATGTCACATCCTGGGCAGGGTAGTGCAGCAAGCCCGACAGAGGTTCCCACAGAGGACACTCCTTGGTGTCCTGCTGGCCCTGCTCCTACTTGTGGCTGTACTGGCCACTGCATTAGTCTTCAACTACCGGCGGAAGAAGCAGCTAGGTGAGTTCTCCACTCCCATCCTGACTCACGCCAACCCCTAAACAATGGCATCTCCGAATCCATATATCCTCTCTCTGTCCTGACCTTTGGGGTCTGCCTACACCTCCTGGGTGGGGATTGGCCTCTAGGAGCTTGGAGAGGCTGGCCATCAGGGGCTGTCTTTCCACAGTCCTTTCTCCAAACCTGGATAACCCGGCATCCCTGAACAGGACCACTGGAGCTGTGTCTCTACCTATGCTTCACTCAGGGTCTGACTGCAGAAATGGCCTTGGTGAGATGGTGGAGGAGCTAGAAGCTAGGCTCATACCCTCTGCTCCACAAGTCCCTTACTCCCTCTCCTTCACAGCAGCCCCTGCCATTGATGGTCTGGATTCCACCACTCGGGTCCACAGAGCGTCCTTCTCAGACAGCAGGGATGGGTCCTGTATCCCACTGCTGCAGACAGAGTCCATCCAGCTTGGGGACCTGGACTCTTCACTCTTGGCCGAGGTCAAGGATGTGCTGATTCCCCATGAACATGTGGTTACCCACAGTAACCAAGTCATTGGCAAAGGTATTATGGCCAGGCCAggcggggctggggcagagaTGAGTCCTGAGATGACATGGCCTGAAGGGACAATTGGGCAGGACTCTGctctggatgaccttgggcataCCAtacagcctctctgagcctccatttgctcatctgtaaaagaggaatTCTGTCTTCAGTGGGTTCTGATGCACATTAAGTGGGCACAGGAGGGCTGCACGCTATGCCATCATGTGGCTGCTGCTTGTTTTTAATGTCAGATTGCCAGTTGGTGCTCTGAAGCCTGGTTGCCAATGAGAGGGTGTGGTGTGAACCCTGGGCACTGGGGCCCCTCTCACCATCTCTCCCTCACCAGGGCATTTTGGAGTTGTCTACCATGGAGAATACACAGACAAGGCCCAGAATCGAATCCACTGTGCCGTCAAGTCACTGAGTCGTAAGTGGAGCAGAAGCTGAGAGGGTCCTCATCCCTGCTGTGCTACCACCTTGTTGAGTGACCCTGAGCAAGAgacctttcttttccatttccccatctgaCCCTTGTAAGGGGatgccctgccctgggcctgacTCAAGCCACTCTGTAGGCATCACAGAGGTACAGGAGGTGGAGGCCTTCCTACGTGAGGGACTGCTCATGCGTGGTCTGCACCATCCAAATGTGCTGGCTCTCATCGGTATTGTGCTGCCACCTGAAGGGCTGCCTTGTGTGTTACTGCCCTTTATGCGACATGGAGACCTGCTCCGGTTCATCCGCTCACCCCAGCGGGTCAGTGCTCAGCTGGTCCTGGGTTGGGGGGCTTGGGCAGCAGCTGGGGATGGAACTACTCTGTCCTTGCTTACTGACCCTCCTGTGCCCCTAGAACCCCACGGTGAAGGACCTCATCAGCTTCGGCCTGCAGGTAGCCCACGGCATGGAGTAcctggcagagcagaaatttGTGCACAGGGACCTAGCTGCTCGGAACTGCATGTGAGGGGCCAGAGCTGTTGGGGTGAAGCAAGGGGCCAGGGCACCAGGGTACACAGCTGCCTAAAGGCACCTCATGGAAGGGCCCATGCTCCAGCCTTTGCTATGCAGCCTTGGGCATGTCCTCTGCTCTCTGGGTATCAGTTTTCCTGTCTGCCCAGAGCAGGCTTGGATTGGATGCTATGACTCTGAAACCTTGTAAGGGCATAGAACAGGTGGGTTCAGGGCCTGGTGGGGGCCAGTCCTGAGTATGATTTCCCCTCACAGGCTGGATGAATCATTCACAGTCAAGGTGGCTGACTTTGGTCTGGCTCGCTATGTCCTGGACAAGGAGTACTACAGTATTCGGCAGCACCGCCATGCTCGCCTACCTGTCAAATGGATGGCACTGGAGAGCCTTCAGACCTACAAATTCACTACCAAGTCTGATGTGGTGAGGCTTTACCAGCAACAGAGTCCACATGGCCGAAGTGTCCTTGGTGAACAAT is from Equus przewalskii isolate Varuska chromosome 15, EquPr2, whole genome shotgun sequence and encodes:
- the MST1R gene encoding macrophage-stimulating protein receptor isoform X7, which encodes MTLLPPPSQPTLLLLLLLLPTLPATGGSWQCPRTPYAASRDFDVKYVVPSFLAGGPIQALTTYDGAGEGSAVFVATRNRLHVLGPGLQPVESLVTGPAGAPGCQTCAACGPGLHGPPGDTDAQVLVLEPALPALVSCGSSLHGRCFLHELELHGTVVHLAPPACLFSAHQNRPEDCPDCVASPLGTLVTVVEQGHASYFYVASSLNTTVAASFSPRSVSIRRLKADASGFAPGFPALSVLPSHLTSYHIEYVYSFHSGTFVYFLTVQPANVAAAPGALHTRLARLNAAETDLGDYRELILDCHYEPKRRRRGAPEGGQPYPVLRAAHTAPVGGQLAAELSIAESQEVLFGVFGASRDSSPGVSPNSVVCAFPIDLMDTLIDQGVERCCESSVHPGLRRGLDFFQLPSLCPNPPGLEAPSPNASCYHFPLLVSGSLLRVDLFNGLLGPVQVTALHVTRLDNVTVAHMGTADGRILQVELARSFNFLLYVSNFSLGSNGQPIQRDVSRLGDHLLFASGDQVFQVPIQGPGCRHFLTCWRCLRAQRFMGCGWCGGMCGRQKECPGSWQQDYCPPELTEFYPHSGPLRGSTRLTLCGSNFYLYPAGLVPEGTHLVTVGESPCQVLPKDSSNLSPVPRKDFVEELECELKPLSTQAAGPANISLTVTNMPRGKHFWVDGTSMLQGFSFLEPVLRAVQPLFGPKAGGTCLTLKGQDLSAGTSQAVLVNGTECLLKQVTEGQLLCITPPGAAVASVPIQLQVGGAEVPGSWTFHYQEDPVILSISPNCGYTGSRVTIHGQHLTSVWHLVLSFQDGLRAVENRQCEGQLPEQHWCRLPEYVVRGPQGWVTGNLSAWGDGAPAFTLPGFRFLPPPHPPSTKLAPLKPEEHAIKFEYIGLGSVADCVDVNVTVGGESCQHELRGDVVICPLPPSLQLGKDGTPLQVCVNGECHILGRVVQQARQRFPQRTLLGVLLALLLLVAVLATALVFNYRRKKQLAAPAIDGLDSTTRVHRASFSDSRDGSCIPLLQTESIQLGDLDSSLLAEVKDVLIPHEHVVTHSNQVIGKGHFGVVYHGEYTDKAQNRIHCAVKSLSRITEVQEVEAFLREGLLMRGLHHPNVLALIGIVLPPEGLPCVLLPFMRHGDLLRFIRSPQRNPTVKDLISFGLQVAHGMEYLAEQKFVHRDLAARNCMLDESFTVKVADFGLARYVLDKEYYSIRQHRHARLPVKWMALESLQTYKFTTKSDVWSFGVLLWELLTRGAPPYPNIDPFDLTHFLAQGRRLPQPEYCPSSLYAVMERCWAEDPAARPTFRMLTGEVERVVAALYGDHYVQLPTAYVNLGPGALNEVNMPLEQSPSPPMWRSMGQSRPLSEPPSPT